The sequence ATGCGTGTGTGGAAAATTATACAtgcaaaatatgtacaatttacgtgacaattatacctcagtaaaactgttttttttgtttgtttgttttttaattaaaagctcttcagccgggtgtggtggctcatgcctgtaatcctagcactttgggaggcagaggtgggtggatcacgagttcaagagatcaagactatcctggccaacatagtgaaaccccgtctctactaaaaatacaaaaattagctgggtgtggtggcacacatctctaatcccagctactcgggagtctgaggcaggagaatcacttgaacccgggaggcagaggttgcagtgagctgagaatgcgccattgcactccagcctggtgacagagtgagactccttctcaaaaaaaaaaaaaaaaaaaggtctttgaTCTTCCTAAAAAGTTTGAACTAAAAATTCCCATTCTTCCCCCAAATAAACTGCAGACTTCTTAGTATAACAGTCTTCTCTAATCTGGTCCTAATGTACCTTTTTGGGCTTACCTCCTCTGCTGCTCCACAAAATACACCCCCAGTGCCCAGCCCATCTAGACTGCAAGCTCCCTGGGTCTTTCCTGTTCTTTGGTCAAGTTCAGGCTTGCCCTTGACCTTGTGCCTTCCTATATCAACTCTTCCCTATGGGACATTGTACCGTGTCCTGCAAGGCTCAGGTCAGACACCAGCCTCCCCAGATCCTTTGCTGGTCTCTGCAGTTGCAAGGAGACAATCTCTCCTTCCCTACTCTGAGAGCCATCAGTTAGTGAGTAAGACTGACTTGGTGCCTACCACACAAATCTGGGGTCGAAGGGTTTATGTCTTACGTCTGCAGCTAGGATTTACAATCTCGGATCCTATACAGTACCTACCCAAGCTCCCCACCTTGGCTGGCTTTCAAACACGTGTTAAGggcaggtacagtggctcatgcctttaatcccagcactcagggaggcagaggtgaatggatcacctgaggtcaggagttccagaccagcctggccaacatggcgaaaccctgtctctactaaaaccacaaaaaattagccgggtgtggtggtgcacacctgtagtcctagctactagggagactgaggtgggaggatggcttgaacctgggagttggaggttgcagtgagttgagcaagaccctgtctcaaaaaaaaaaaaaaagtgttgaaaaTACGTGTGATGAATGTTTTCTCTGACATCCTTGAACTTTCTCTGATCCTCACTGCAAATCTTAGGACAATGTTTTGCTCAGAAAGGAAATGCCATCTCATTTGTAAGCTCTTTATAGGTACTGATGTGAAACAGAAACTGCGAAGGAGATTCGGATCAAGACTCAGCTGCCGGGCAGACCTACCTCCCACTTGGGGTAATTGTGGGGCTTCAGGGAGCCCTTGTGTGTGCCTGGGAGCACAACCAGACAGCCATTGTTCCGGTCAATGTGCTCCATCGCCGTCCAGGCGCAAACGATGAGATCGCTGGGCCTGAAGGGGAAATAGTGCAGGTCCTGGTGCAGGGGATGACGGGACGTCTTCTTGCCTGAAAAGAAAACCTGCTATTAAAGGATACtcgaggccgggtgcagtggctcacacctgtaactccagcactttgggatataaaaatatatcccaaagtgggaggctgaggcagatggattgcttgagcctgggagttcaaaaccatcccgggagacacagtgagactctgtttctacagaaaacaaaacaacaaaacaaaaccaactggccgggtgtggtggcatgcacctgtagttgcagctacttgggaggctgaggtgggaggatcacctgagcctggaggtcgaggctgcagtgagctgtgactgcactgctgcattacagcctgggtgacagagaacgagtccctgtctcaaaaaaaaaaaaagaaagaaaaagaaaaaatgctggtCTCAGAATTCTTATCCTTTGCCTGAAAAAACAATGACCTGTCCCCAGAAGaaccaaacaaatgaaataatgctaCAGAAAATCAGCCCCAGAGAAATAAACACCAAATTGGAAATCAACACAGTGGCTCCACATCTTCAAATCCTGCACTCCCTTCTTCTGGGTTGCTGGTAGCTGAGTACTTATGCACACTATTTTCCAGCACGTGGTATAACATCATCATCTCTGttgtgctttattcttttttgttgttgttgctgttgttttttgagacggagtctcgctctgtcgcccaggctggagagcagtggcgatcttggctcactgcaagctccgcctcccaggttcacaccattctcctgcctcagcctcccgagtagctgggactacaggagcccgccaccacgcccggctatttttttgtatttttagtagagacggggttttaccatgttagccaggatggtctcgatctcctgacctcgtgatccgcccgccttggcctcccaaagtgctgggattccaggcgtgagccaccagacccggccTTGTGCTTTATTCTTTTGTGACTCTGGATTGGGCACAGCACCTAGCATGCAGTAATGCATGTTCAAAAACCAGTTGCATTAATTACATTGAAGAGAGTGACATGGAGTCACATTTGAAATCCCCTTTGAAGTGGCTGATGTCAAAAAAAGTTCTAGGCCAcgtgtagtggctcacatctgtaatctcagcactttgggaggctgacgcaggcagatctcttgaggtcaggagtttgagaccagcctggccaacatggagaaaccttgtctctacaaaaatacaaaaattagccgggcatggtggtgcacgccagtagtcccagctacttggaaggctgagggctgaggtaggagaatcgctcgaacctgggaggcaggaggttgcagtgagtcaagatcacgccactgtactccagcctgggcgacagagggagactctgtctcaaaaaaaaaaaaaaaacaggccgggcacagtggctcacgctggtaatcccagcactttgggagcctgaggcggctagattgcctgaggtcaggagttcgagaccagcccgaccaacatggtgaaaccctgtctctactaaaaatacgaaaattagccaggcttggtggcgcgtgcctgtaatcccagctacttgggagactgaggcaggagaatcaagaattgtttgaacctgagaggtgggggttgcagtgagccaagagcgcgctattgcactccagcctgggcaccaagagcaaaactccgtctcaaaaaaaaaaaaagacaactatagTTTGTGACTCATAGTAACAATTTTAATTGTGTTAGTAATAATATTGTCTTCCTATCACGAATGTGAGAATTTATACTATCACAGCTAAAAAGAGCTGATCAAGCTTAGAGACATCAAATGGCAGGAACCTGCGATATATGAACAGTTATGTCTGTTAAACCGCATTTTTGGGGAGCCAGTCACCTGAAAATTCAGCAACAGTTCTACAGTTAATATCTGAAACCATTACCACATTTCACTGTCGTTATGGTGTAAGTTATTTTAAGATTTACtcatcctggccgggcgcggtggctcacgcttgtaatcccagcactttgggaggccgaggcgggcggatcacgaggtcaggagatcgagaccagggtgaaaccccgtctctactaaaaatatatatataaaaaaaattagctgggcgtggtggcaggtgcctgtagtcccagctactcggagaggctgaggcaggagaatggcgtgaacccgggaggcggggcttgcagtgagccgacatcgcgccactgcactccagcctgggtgacagagcgagactccgtctcaaaaaaaaaaaaaaaaaaaaaaaaaaaagatttactcaTCCAAAGTTTGACAGTTACACACATGATTATAGTTAGACATCAgctattttatttgattattttgttttgttttatcttatttattatttagagatagggtctcactgtgtcatgcaggctggagagCATGCCATTATAGGTTCAcggcagccttcaactcctgggctcaagcgatcctcccacctcagccttccaacagcaaggactacaagtgcataccGCGATgcctagatatttttaaattttatttttagagacagagcctcactatgctgcctaggccactctcaaactcctggcctcagagatcttcctccctcagtctcctaaaatgctgggattacaggcatgagttactgcacccagccaaccttacacattttaatgaaaccatttttttttgtttgtttctcccttACAATTACCAGAATCTGGAGGTTTGTTTATCAACATTGTGTGCATGGCCATAATATTAGGTCCAGTGAAGCACTCCACATATTTCAgaatctaagaaaacaaaaaaacaaaaacaaaccttgtGGGAAATCAGAAGTATTGACAACTGGTACAAAGTACAGTAGCTATCCACATAAGAACCAAGAAGGCAATAGTTTAAGAACCAAGTGGTATTTCACAACACTGCAAACAAAGCATGAAAATCCCAgccagggtggggggaggggggagggacagcattaggagatacacctaatgctaaatgacgagttaatgggtgcaggaaatcaacatggcacatggatacatatgtaacaaacctgcacattgtgcacatgtaccctaaaaccctaaagtataataaaaaaatataaaaaaaaaaaaaaaaaaaagaaaatcccagccATTGGAAATCATTCTAAATCTATAACATGGAATGAAATGGGCTTTTTCTGAGCTAGCTGGGAACGAAACCATTCTTTTTCTACAAGAAACATACGAGTTTCGACGAGATATTAATATAGCTTTCTTGTCAACCCAAGCCACAGAGCGTTGCTCAGTGGGAGAGCAGCTTCCTCTTCCTCGTTGGAGCCTCTGCATATGAAGAGTCCCATACAATTCACAGCTGTCATGAGTAGCCCAGAAGAAAGCAGAACAGTGGCTTGGAGGACATTTGACAACTGGGGACACTTGGCACTTGACAACTCATTACCGAGATCTGGGAACCAGGAGGTGATGGGAAATGGGGAAGCAAGAGTGAACAAGCAAAGCAGGTCCCAGACATTAGATGAAAGATGCTAACCCAGTAATGACATGGGTCAGAGTGGCCGAGGGACACTGCATTATGAAGAAAAGGCTAACATGGGAACCAGTGACAGGGAGAGCTGGTTTAGTCATGGGGCCTGGGAGCTGGGCTGCTGCTACCTTGTATATAGAACCCAGTAACGAAGGGGGGAAAAGCAGAAAGGGCTCAACACTGAGGTTGGGCGCGggagcacacacctgtaatcccagcactttgggcggccgaggcgggtcgatcacttgaggtcaggagtacaagaccagcctggccaacatggcgaaaccatgtctctactaaaaatacaaaaatgcactgggcatggcggcacgtgtctgtaatcccagctacttgggaagctgaggcaggagaatcacttgaacccgggaggcggaggttgcagtgagccgagatcataccactgcactccagcctgggcaacaagagtgagactctgtctcaaaaaaaaaaaaaaaaaaaaaaaacccaacaacccACGATATTCAAATTTTGAttccgcaaaaaaaaaaaaaagactccaaaaAATGAGCCACCTTCTACTGCTTCCTCACTATTTGATCTTTCGTGTAAAAGGAATATTGGGCAATTTGAGTGTGAAACCCTGGAAAGGTTATTAAAAGCCTAGGAATCAGGCACACACTTGCTTTTCATAAAGCCTGGTATTTTTTGGCATTTATCTAGGCTGGGATTTTCTAAATGCCAGCCATTCAAGAGCCATCCTCACAAATTCTGACATAACTTGTACTGTTATTTAGCCAATGATTTCCCTACCCTTAGTtagctcacttcttttttttttttttttgagatggagtcttgctctgtcgcccaggctagagtgcaatgacgtgatcttggctcactgcaacctctgcctcccgggtttaagcgattctcctgcctcagcctactgagtagctgggattacaggtgtccgccaccacgcccagctaatttttgtatttttagtagagacggggtttcaccatgtgtctcaggctggtctcaaacttctgacctcgcgatctgccctcctcggcctcccaaagtgctgggattacaggcgtgagccaccacgcctggcagttAGCTCACTTCTTTTATtcaatctttgttgttttttttttctttttttccaatacagacagtggtctcactatgttgcccagactggtcttgaactcctggcctcaagtgattctcctgtttcagcctcccaaagtgccacttCGCCTGGCCTTTTTATTTAATCTTGTCCTAATTAACAACATTCTTGAAATCATGAGTTTGGTAGACTGTTGAGTTTTTTtccaatacatttaaaaataaatatctattaaaataatttatacctCCTAAAATCATGGCACAGACCACCAGATACTGGTCCCACTCTTCAGAAATGTAGgacattggccaggcgcagtgactcatgcctgtaatcccagcactttgggaggctgaggtgggtgggtcacaaggtcagaagttcaagaccagcctgagcaacatggtgaaacccttttattactaaaaatacaaaaattagccaggtgtggtgacaggtgcctgtaaacctagctactcgggaggctgaggcaggataatcacttgaacctgggaggcagaggttgcagtgagccgagatcgcaccactgcactccagcgtgggcaacagagtgagactctgtctccagaaaacaaaacaaaataaaacccactGATTTTATACAGTTCAACTCCTTTCCATATCCAGCTCTAAGAGCAGtggttcctgggctcaagcgatccacctgcctcagcctcccagagtgctcgaattacaggagtgagccaccgcgcctggccaaatcaGCGGGTTTTACAGGCAGGCATACACGCTGGCAATTAAGCAGAAGCAAAGCAAGGGTGGTCTCTGACCTCCGGGAGAGTGCAGTATCTGAAGAGCTCCTTATCTTCCTGGAAATCCTGGACCTTCGTGATCATCTTCTCACTTGGAACATATTCTGATTTCGAAATGGTCACATCTCTCATTACTGTTAATCCTAATGGTTTCACCTCCTTTCTGCAGATTTTTTCAAATTCATTCCTAGAAAATTTAATTTGCAAATGATGTCGTTACCACTGGCTCCAAgcacctgccctgccctcctctgTGGAAAGGGTTGCAGACTTGAGAGGCGGTTTCTCTGCACTAAGTTGGCCTCCAGCTTGAGGTAGAATAATTCCAATGAAGGCGAGGACAAACTGTCCGGCTAGAATCCACTCCCAGAATTAAATTATTCCCTAGTTTAGCATACCAGTAGGGAAGTCTTTGTATGATTTGGTTGcattgtaataataatagcaaacacttCTGTAACACTTACCATGTGCCCAGCTCTGTTCAAAGTGCTTTCCATATATTTCACCTTATTTAGTCCTAACAACAACACTAGGACataagtgctattattatccccattttacagatgaggaaacagaggcatggGATGTGAAGTAAATTGCCCCAGGACACATGAGATTAAGGGGTGGTGCTGAGACTGaagcccaggcatggtgactcccatctgtaatcccagcaactcaggagggtgaggccaggagttcaagaccagcctgggcaacatagtgagactccctatctctaaaaacaaagaaataaaaaattagccgggtatggtggtgcacacctgtggtcccagctactcaggagactgaggcaggaggatcgcttgagcccaggaacttgaggccacagtaagctatgattgtaccactgcactccagcctacgcaacagagtgagaccctttctctacaaaaaataaaaagccagtcTGGCACCAGAGCCCATGCTTCTAAACGCTTCCCAACAAACCAAATCATTAAAAAACATCTGTAAAGGCAGGAGCGAATCCACCTTGTATTCTCATTACATGCACACAATACATACTTTTGTAAAATAACAAATAGCGTTACTGTACCGAAAGCATTGAATGTCAGCATCAGGTACAAGATTTTTGATTACTAGAAAcccattttcttcataaaattttcTCTGTTCCAGGGTTAGAACATTATTATCCAGAGTATacctaaaggagaaaaagaatcccaaaataagttaaatttttaaattacaggctaggcacaatggctcacacctgtaatccttgcactttagTGGGTccaggcaagtggatcacttgaggtcaggagtttgagactagcccaggcaacatgatgaaaccccgtctctacaaaaaatactggttgtgccactccactccagctcgggcaacagagtgataccctgtctcaaaaaaaaaaaatttaaattacttcctaaaaatatgtatcaagaacctgaggctgggcgtgggggctcacgcctataatcccagcccttcgggaggccgaggcaggtggatcgcctgaggtcaggagtctgagacgaatctgaccaacatggtgaaatcctatctctactaaaaacacaaaatttagccaggcatggtggtgggcacctgtaatcccagctactcgggaggctgaggcaaaaaaatcgcttgaacctgggaggcagaggttgcagtgagctctgatcatgccactgcactccagcctgggcgacagagcaagactccatctcaaaaaaaaaaaaaaaaaaaaaaaacaagaatctaAGAAACGTTCATGCCCTCCTTCAATCCAGCATTTCTAAGACCAAGGAAATAATCTGAAAACTTACGCTTTATGTTCAAAATGTTAACCGTGGTCACCAAAAAAAGTGCAttagtgggccgggcacggtggctcatgcctgtaatcccagctctttgggaggctgaggcaggtggatcacctgaggtcgggagttcgagaccagcctgactaacatgatgaaaccccatctctactaaaaatacaaaaattagcgtgcctgtaatcccagctactcaggaggccgaggcaggagaatcgctagaacccgggggataggagattgcagtgacccaggatggcaccagtgcactccagcctgggtgacagagcaagactctgtctcagaaaaaaaaaaaaagtgaattagtGGAAGAAAAATTAACTACTGACACTGTGTTCACTCAGTGGGATATGCCTCAGACATTAAAAATTAAGGCCATATAATAGTATGGacggtgggcgcggtggctcatgcctataatcctagctttgggaggctgaggcgggcggatcacgaggtcaggagatcgagaccatcctggctaacacggtgaaacccgtctctattaaaaatacaaaaaattagccaggcgtggtggctggcacctatagtccagctactctggaggctgaggaaggagaatggcgtgaacccgggaggcggagcttgcagtgaagcgagatggcaccactgcactccagcctgggtgatagagcaagactccgtctcaaaataaaataaaatataataaaataaaatatagtatggACAAtgcttattataataaaatattattacaatTATGTAAAACCAAGACactatatgaaaaaaagaaaagcctgcaAAGAAATACACCAAAGCAATTTTTAACAGTGATTGCCTTTAGAAATGGAATTAGGcacgatttttaaaaattccttctaTTTCTCTGATGTTTCTGTAATGAATACATATgatttttcagatgggaaacaaattcaataaattgtatatttttaactgTCCAGTTGATGCATTCCAAGAAGGTAAAGTaacaaaatctaaataaatgtacAGCATACCCATAAACTCAAATCACCCAACCTATTCCTTAAGATTGGAATTGTGGTTGTATGAGAATATTTAGGAAGGTCAAGATCTTCCCCTGTAAAGGTGATTTAAGATAAACCAAAGATGCTGGCTAATATGTGCATATAACCAAATtacaagctaattttttttggttttttttgagatggagtctggctctgtcacccaggctggagttcagtggcgtgatctcagctcactgcaaccttgaccttccaggttcaagcgattctcccacttcagcctcctgagcagctgggattataggtgcacaccaccatacccagctaatttttgtatttttgtagaggtggggtttcatgatgttggccaggctggtctcgaactcctgacctcaagtgatctacccgccttggcctcccaaagtgctgggatgacaggcatgatcCATGGTGCCCAGCCACAAGTTAATTTAAATGTGATgtttaactgaatttttaaaagtcagattaTAAGGCTGgtgtgatggctcaggcctgtaatcccagcactttgggaggccaaggcaggaggattgctttagcccaggagttcaacaccagcctgggcaacataggaatggcccatctctattaaaaataaataaataaatgtcagatTATGTCTTTtctagtatttttccttctttctgaatcttaaaatacatacagaaaattaGTCGGTCTTCAAAATTTTCCACAATTGTACTAATTAGAGTAAGTCCTGGAAACAGAGGATTTGTATAATAAAATTCTAATCAGGTAACACATTATGTGGTATATTATATCTTCATTACCACTTAAGAAacttttatttacataatatatttcACAATTAAAACTCAAACTACTTACTGGAATTGTTGAGGATGGAAACTGGCAGAGGAAATAGTCCCTGAAGTGGGATGAGCTACCTAGGATGTGAATTAAGGCAAATAAGGTAAAATatagaaggccaggcgtggtggctcatgcctgtaattccagcactttgggaggctgaggcaggcggatcacttgagctcaggagttcgagaccagcctggctaatatggtgaaacctcatctctactaaaaatacaaattatgccGGGGGCAGtagctcacgtttgtaatcctagtactttgggaggccgaagcgggtggatcacctgaggtcgggatttcgagaccagcctgatcaatatggtgaaaccctatctctactaaaaatacaaaaattagccaggcatggtggcgttcatttgtaatcccagctactcaggaggctaagacaggagaattgcttgaacttgggaggcggagattgcagtgagctgagatcaggccactgcactccagcctgggcaacagagagagactccatctcagaaaaaaaaaaaatactactactactactactaatacaaattacactcgggaggctgaggcaggggaatcgcttgaacccgggaggcagaggttgcagtgggccgacactgcggcactgcactccagcctggccacagagcaagacttcgtctcaaaataataattataattataattataataatataaattcgCCTGGCATCGTGGCGCAaccctgtagccccagctacttgggaggctgaggtggaaggatcgcttgaccaggagtgagccgagatcgcaccactactgcactccagcctgggtgacagagtgaggccctgtttaaaaaacaaaaaccggcagggcacggtggctcaagcctgtaatcctagcactttgggaggccgaggtgggcggatcacgaggtcaggagttcgagaccagcctggccaacatagtaaaaccctgtctctactaaaaatacaaaaaaaaaaaaaattagcagggcatggtggcggttcctgtagtcccagctactcgggaggccgaggcaggagaatggcgtgaacccaggaggcggagcttgcagtgagccgagatcacgctactgcactccaggctgggtgacagagccagactctgtctcaaaaaaaaaaaaaaaaaaaaagcaaaaccgtAGAAATTCCTTTTAAAGATCTCTTTTCTATCCGGCAACTGCAGAGAGTTGACATAGAATTGCAGTGTTTCTTTAGCTTCGTCGGTTACTTTCGGAATGTCACTGTCATCAATTAACATGTTGTCCTTTCtttatctgtttctctcttttggagCGCACTGGCCATtacggctcactgtaaccttggactcctggccttGGCCCCCAGAagagctgagacaacaggcaagGCGTGTGCCGCCGCGCCAGTCCTCACCCGCTGTCCTTCCCTAGTGTCTTTATATAACTAAGGTCTTGGCGTACA comes from Nomascus leucogenys isolate Asia chromosome 9, Asia_NLE_v1, whole genome shotgun sequence and encodes:
- the PHYH gene encoding phytanoyl-CoA dioxygenase, peroxisomal isoform X5 is translated as MRRRPGGVGFPRAAAMEQPRAAARLQIVLGHLGRPSAGAVVAHPTSGTISSASFHPQQFQYTLDNNVLTLEQRKFYEENGFLVIKNLVPDADIQCFRNEFEKICRKEVKPLGLTVMRDVTISKSEYVPSEKMITKVQDFQEDKELFRYCTLPEILKYVECFTGPNIMAMHTMLINKPPDSGKKTSRHPLHQDLHYFPFRPSDLIVCAWTAMEHIDRNNGCLVVLPGTHKGSLKPHNYPKWEGGVNKMFHGIQDYEENKARVHLVMEKGDTVFFHPLLIHGSGQNKTQGFRKAISCHFASADCHYIDVKGTSQENIEKEVVGIANKLYGAENSVDLKDIWMFRARLVKGERTNL